DNA from Candidatus Hydrogenedentota bacterium:
CCATTTTGTGCGGGTCATGAATAGCAAGCTGCGCGAGCCGATGGAGACCAAACCGGATGCACAGACGCCCCAGGGCGTGGATTACGACCTGTGGCTTGGCCCAGCTCCCAAACGTCCGTTTAACGAGAACCACTTTCACTATTCCTGGCATTGGTTCTGGGCCTACGGAAGCGGCGACCTCGGCAACGACGGAGTGCACCAGATCGACTTGGCCCGGTGGCTCATCAACTCGAAGTATCCCAATGCCGTAAGCTCGACCGGAGCGACCCACATGCTCAGGGACTCCAGGGATACCCCAGATACACAAGCCGTCATCTGGGAGTTTGAAGGGGTCACGATGGTACTCGAGCAAACTCTCTGGACGCCCTACATGGTCAAGACGCCGTTGGAGCTGCGCGACACGGGCGGCCTTCCCGATTGGCGGTTCAACGGCACACGAATCGAAGTATACGGAACGAAACAGTTCATGTGCCTCGGGCGAATGGGAGACGGCTGGCAAGTGTTCGACGCGGACGGCAAGCCCGTTCTGTCGGCAGGGGGACGTTTTGCGGAAACGAATACCAGACACATGGCCAACTTCATTGAATGCATCCGTACGCGCAGCCAACCCAACGCCGACATCGAGGAAGGCCACTACTCGACGCTGCTCGCCCACTACGGCAATATCGCCTACCGGGTGGGGCGCCGGCTCCGCATCGACCCCGAAACGGAGGGATTCGTCGATGATGCCGAAGCAAACGGGCTTGTCAAGCGAACCTATCGAGAGCCGTGGGTGATCCCAGACGCGGCGTAACGCCGCTCAGGAGCGTCAAGGAGGCCAACCCAATGAATCGGAGGGATTTTCTTAAGCACTCCGCAACTGCATCCGTGGCAGTCAGTGCGGCGGCCACAGCGGACGTGGGCCGGGAGGGCAGAGAGCGCATTCCGTGCGGTGTGCTCGGGTTGGGGCACGCCCACGCCTTGGATGTAGTGGAGGTACTGGCCGCCTCGCAGGACTTCAAGCTTGTGGGGGTATGTGAACCTGACGAGACCATCCGGAACCGCGTTGAGAAAGCCCCAGCGTTAAAAGACGTCACCTGGCTAAGTCAGGAAACGCTGCTCAATGACAAGCACGTGGCCATGATAGCCGTTGAAAGCATGGTGCCCCAACTGCTGGACTACGCGCACACCGTCATCGATGCTGGAAAACACCTCCATCTCGACAAGCCTGCCGGCGCTTCCCTGCCGGAATTTGAGACCCTGCTTTCGAAGGCCGGCCAGCGAGACCGCCTCGTCCAGATGGGCTACATGTTTCGATACAATGCCGGGTTTGACCTGGTGCGCCGCGCGGTGCGCGAGGGATGGCTGGGCGCCGTCTACGCGATTCATGCGAGCATGTGCACAAATCTGAATGCAGAGAAACGGAAACTGGTATCCTGGCATCCGGGCGGCATCATGCTCGAACTGGGCTGCCACCTCATTGACATGGTGCATCTGCTGCTCGGGCCTCCGTCGAAGGTCACGTCCTTTCTTCGCCACGACGGCGTTACTGCTGACGGTCTGGCCGACAACGCCCTGGCCGTCCTCGAGTATGACCGGGCCACGGCCGTAATCGAGACCGCTGCGATGGAAATGGACGCGTTCCCGGCCCGGCGCTTCAAGATTTGCGGGGTCGACGGGACTATTATCCTGGAACCCCTCGAACCTCCTGCGGCGCGCCTTTGCCTGCGCCGGAGCGTTGGCCAATTCAAGCCCGGATGGCAGACGGCATCGCTCGAGGACTTCCCCCGGCATGTGCGCGACTTCGAGGACCTGGCACGGTGTATTCGTGGCGAGGCGCCCTTCTCCTACTCCAGGGAACACGACTTGAGCGTTCAGAAGACCGTCCTCCAGGCCAGTACCCCCAGGCCGTAAGCGCTCAGTCCTCGGGCTTGCGCGAGGCTCAGCGAATGGGCCAGTATGATTCCTTGAGCCGGAACAGGAGAAACAACAATGTTCACGAAACTGGTTGTCGGCGTTTGGGTGTTGCCCTTCTCAATATTGCTCGCCGTACACGCCTTTGCCCTCGACATCGGCCAAGCGGCTGGCCCGGTCAGTTTTGAGAATCTGGACGGCGTTCATCGTGTCATGACCAACGAGAACTACGCGTCCAGAAAGGCGACGGTGCTCGTCTTCTTGTCCAGCCGCAGCGAAGCGGCGCTTGATCAGATAGAGGCGATGAATGACCTGTACA
Protein-coding regions in this window:
- a CDS encoding Gfo/Idh/MocA family oxidoreductase, whose product is MNRRDFLKHSATASVAVSAAATADVGREGRERIPCGVLGLGHAHALDVVEVLAASQDFKLVGVCEPDETIRNRVEKAPALKDVTWLSQETLLNDKHVAMIAVESMVPQLLDYAHTVIDAGKHLHLDKPAGASLPEFETLLSKAGQRDRLVQMGYMFRYNAGFDLVRRAVREGWLGAVYAIHASMCTNLNAEKRKLVSWHPGGIMLELGCHLIDMVHLLLGPPSKVTSFLRHDGVTADGLADNALAVLEYDRATAVIETAAMEMDAFPARRFKICGVDGTIILEPLEPPAARLCLRRSVGQFKPGWQTASLEDFPRHVRDFEDLARCIRGEAPFSYSREHDLSVQKTVLQASTPRP
- a CDS encoding Gfo/Idh/MocA family oxidoreductase; protein product: MNRRDFLANSLFASAAAGTFSLNAAGANDRIVVGVMGINDRGMDLALELARLGDVELRYLADPDTRLFPGRAKEVETRTGKRPACVQDFRRVLDDPEVDAIAIATPDHWHALGTVLACQAGKDVYVEKPTSHSIWESRKMVEAARKHQRVVQVGTQNRSATYCKEAIEYARSAAFGDVHFVRVMNSKLREPMETKPDAQTPQGVDYDLWLGPAPKRPFNENHFHYSWHWFWAYGSGDLGNDGVHQIDLARWLINSKYPNAVSSTGATHMLRDSRDTPDTQAVIWEFEGVTMVLEQTLWTPYMVKTPLELRDTGGLPDWRFNGTRIEVYGTKQFMCLGRMGDGWQVFDADGKPVLSAGGRFAETNTRHMANFIECIRTRSQPNADIEEGHYSTLLAHYGNIAYRVGRRLRIDPETEGFVDDAEANGLVKRTYREPWVIPDAA